The sequence TTTCCACGAAAATTTTCGTGCCTTGTCCGGGGGCGGACTCAACCCTGAAAGTACCTTCCAGCCATTCAGTCCTTTCCTTTATTCCCAATAGCCCGATCCCCTTATTCACGATCGGCGATTTAGGATCGAACCCTACTCCGTCATCGGTTATGCACAGTACAAGGGTTTTATTGTCGGATTGTAATATTACGATTACCTTATTGGCTTTTGAGTACTTGATTATGTTGGTCACGGCCTCCTGCAATATCCGATAAACGGCAATTGTAAGGGGCTCGGAGATATTTTGATCGCCGACTTCAATCTCTTCAACAATCTCCATGCCTGTACGTTCCCTTATGTCGTCAAGAAAGGACTCGACAGCAGCTTTAAGGCCCAGATGGTCTAGTACCCCTGGCCTTAAGACGGCTGAAATGCTTCTCGCTCGCTGAAGCACTTTTTTGGTTTCGACCTGAATTCGATCAAGAAAGCCTTGTGTCTTTGATTCGTTCGTTGATAATGACTTCCTTGCTTGCGCAATATCGAGTAAAATAGCAGTGAGTATCTGGCCAAGATCATCGTGTATTCCCATGGAAATCTTTTTGCGTTCCTGTTCTTGAGTCGCCAGAATGTTTGATGAGAGAGTGCGTAGCTGTTCCTGTGATTTGACGAGAGAGTCTTGCAGTCGCTTTTGCTTAGTAATGTCTGCGGCCGTCAATATTACATCCGTTAAGACGCCATCGATGTCAGGGGTTCCTGCGGCGCTGAGAAGAACGTGAACTTTCTTGCCGGTCTTGGTCTCATAGTATGTTTCATAATTAATGGCTTCGTTTTTATCAATCAACTCCTCAAGTTTTGCTTTACCTCGCTCAGGCAATACCTTTTCCAAGGGCTGTTCTATTAATTCGTCTTCCGTATATCCCAGTAAATTCAGAGCAGCTTCATTAAACCCCTTTATTTTATTTTTATGGTCTACTACTATTAAGATCTCGGCCATTGATTTCAGGATACTGTCCGTATAATCCTTGGATCTTTTCAAGTCGGCACGAAAGGTTTTCAAGTCAATGGCCATCTTGTTGAAAGCCTTGGAAAGTTCTCCGATTTCGTCTTTTGATTTAACGTCTATTGTTATGTCAAAATTGCCTTTTGCAATTGCATGAGCCCCTTCTTTCAGTTTTATGATAGGCTTCACCAGCCTTCGAGACAAAATAAAAGCAAAGAGTATCCCAAAAACAATACATATGATCGTGATTACAATGATCTGTCTTTTCGCTCTTGCCGTAGAAATTTGAATGCTTCTCATAGAATAACCGATTTGAGCGGTGCCGACCATGTCCCCTCTGATTATAACGGGCACAGCAATATCATATATGTGTTCCCCTTCATCAGATTGAACAGCTTTGATGAATGCTTCGCTTTTGAGGGCACCATGGAAGAGGGGATTTGGAATAATCCGGCCGATTTTGTCCATCTCGCTATGAGCTCTTATCTTGCCCTGCATATCAGCAACCAAAGCATACACAACGTATTCCTGTTTCGAAACCGTATAGATATAATCCATGACACGAACAAATTTATCTATAATAAAGGAATCCTTAGATTCATCGGCCAAGGTATTTACCAATAAAGCGCCCTGCTTTTTCAGCTCTTCTTCAAAATTTCTGATTTCATGCTGAATTGAAAAAACAGCAATCGTAGCGGAAATCACGACGATTATCACCGCAAACGATAGGGCCAATTTTACCCAAAGTTTCATGTCTTGTCCCTGGCTAAATTTCTCTATGTTCTAATTTGGTACTGCATACCTCTTAACCAACTCGCCGATCTTATTTATTTCACCTGAATATTCTGCAAATCCCTTCCATCCACAAATGCTCAATACCTGATTTGTTTTGGGATTATT comes from Anaerolineae bacterium and encodes:
- a CDS encoding HAMP domain-containing protein translates to MKLWVKLALSFAVIIVVISATIAVFSIQHEIRNFEEELKKQGALLVNTLADESKDSFIIDKFVRVMDYIYTVSKQEYVVYALVADMQGKIRAHSEMDKIGRIIPNPLFHGALKSEAFIKAVQSDEGEHIYDIAVPVIIRGDMVGTAQIGYSMRSIQISTARAKRQIIVITIICIVFGILFAFILSRRLVKPIIKLKEGAHAIAKGNFDITIDVKSKDEIGELSKAFNKMAIDLKTFRADLKRSKDYTDSILKSMAEILIVVDHKNKIKGFNEAALNLLGYTEDELIEQPLEKVLPERGKAKLEELIDKNEAINYETYYETKTGKKVHVLLSAAGTPDIDGVLTDVILTAADITKQKRLQDSLVKSQEQLRTLSSNILATQEQERKKISMGIHDDLGQILTAILLDIAQARKSLSTNESKTQGFLDRIQVETKKVLQRARSISAVLRPGVLDHLGLKAAVESFLDDIRERTGMEIVEEIEVGDQNISEPLTIAVYRILQEAVTNIIKYSKANKVIVILQSDNKTLVLCITDDGVGFDPKSPIVNKGIGLLGIKERTEWLEGTFRVESAPGQGTKIFVEIPLTERLGVTH